From the Natrarchaeobaculum aegyptiacum genome, one window contains:
- the pepF gene encoding oligoendopeptidase F, whose translation MSSVPDRSEVDDEYTWDLESIFASDEDWEAAYEEVSERVDDLSSFEGQVTDDAETLLSVLELRDEIMREVSVVAAYARMRRDEDTTDQHYQALTARAQSLASDAQSAASFIEPELQELTAEEFTEMVETEPALETYDHYVDDVLRLKPHTRSAEVEELLAELGEVTGAAGEVYTMLSNADMEFPTVENGDGDPVEITQSNFTNLLKRPDRDFRRRVYEGYFDEWQAVRNAVATAYKNSVKADVKLAQARNYETAREAALDGPNVPVSVYDTLVETVHDNVDKLHHHAELKREALGVDDLQMWDLYMPLTGDEGPDLEYDQATEYVVDALEPLGEEYQSRVAEGLESRWVDVYENEGKQSGAYSGGTYDTQPFILMNYQDDVSSMYTLAHELGHSMHSELTKDEQPYIYSSYEIFVAEVASTVNEALLTTHLLETVEDPEFRKHVLNEFLERVRSTLYRQTLFAEFEHEAHRLEEEGEPLTADRLDDLYRGLKADYYEPAVVDDRIAREWMRIPHFYRAFYVYQYATGISAALAIVDRILEEGESAAADYRSFLRQGSREYPLELLEIAGVEMSTSEPVERALETYGQRLEEFEALME comes from the coding sequence ATGAGTTCCGTTCCCGACCGCTCCGAGGTCGACGACGAGTACACGTGGGACCTCGAGAGTATCTTCGCGAGCGACGAGGACTGGGAGGCGGCCTACGAGGAGGTCTCTGAGCGCGTCGACGACCTCTCGAGTTTCGAGGGACAGGTCACCGACGACGCCGAGACGCTGCTGTCGGTACTGGAGTTACGCGACGAGATCATGCGCGAGGTGTCGGTGGTCGCCGCCTACGCCCGGATGCGCCGGGACGAAGACACCACCGACCAGCACTATCAGGCGCTGACCGCTCGCGCCCAGTCGCTGGCCTCGGACGCCCAGTCTGCGGCCTCGTTCATCGAACCCGAACTCCAGGAGTTGACCGCCGAGGAGTTCACCGAGATGGTCGAGACAGAACCGGCGCTCGAGACGTACGACCACTACGTCGACGACGTCCTGCGGCTGAAACCCCACACCCGGTCGGCGGAGGTCGAGGAACTGCTCGCCGAGTTAGGAGAGGTCACCGGCGCGGCGGGGGAGGTCTACACGATGCTCTCGAACGCGGACATGGAGTTCCCCACCGTCGAAAACGGTGACGGCGACCCCGTCGAGATCACCCAGAGCAACTTCACGAACCTGCTCAAACGACCCGACCGCGACTTCCGCCGCCGGGTGTACGAGGGCTACTTCGACGAGTGGCAGGCAGTCCGCAACGCCGTCGCGACCGCTTACAAGAACAGCGTCAAAGCCGACGTCAAACTCGCCCAGGCGCGCAACTACGAGACCGCCCGCGAAGCCGCCCTCGACGGCCCGAACGTCCCCGTCTCCGTCTACGACACGCTCGTCGAGACCGTCCACGACAACGTCGACAAACTCCACCACCACGCCGAACTCAAACGCGAGGCTCTCGGCGTCGACGACCTGCAGATGTGGGACCTCTACATGCCCCTGACCGGCGACGAGGGGCCGGACCTCGAGTACGATCAGGCGACCGAGTACGTCGTCGACGCCCTCGAGCCACTCGGCGAGGAGTACCAGTCCCGCGTCGCGGAGGGGCTCGAGTCGCGCTGGGTCGACGTCTACGAGAACGAGGGCAAGCAGTCGGGTGCGTACTCCGGCGGAACGTACGACACCCAGCCCTTTATCCTGATGAACTACCAGGACGACGTCTCCTCGATGTACACGCTGGCCCACGAACTCGGCCACTCGATGCACTCGGAGTTGACCAAAGACGAACAGCCGTACATCTACTCGAGCTACGAAATCTTCGTCGCCGAGGTCGCGAGTACCGTCAACGAGGCGCTGCTGACGACCCACCTGCTCGAAACCGTCGAGGACCCCGAGTTCCGCAAACACGTCCTGAACGAGTTCCTCGAACGCGTACGCTCGACGCTCTACCGCCAGACGCTCTTCGCGGAGTTCGAACACGAGGCCCACCGCCTCGAGGAGGAGGGTGAACCCCTCACCGCGGATCGACTCGACGACCTCTACCGGGGACTCAAGGCCGACTACTACGAGCCAGCCGTCGTCGACGACCGGATCGCCCGCGAGTGGATGCGTATCCCCCACTTCTACCGGGCGTTCTACGTCTACCAGTACGCCACCGGCATCTCCGCCGCTCTCGCCATCGTCGACCGCATCCTCGAGGAGGGCGAGTCGGCTGCCGCAGACTACCGCTCGTTCCTGCGACAGGGCTCCCGGGAGTACCCTCTCGAGTTGCTCGAAATCGCTGGCGTCGAGATGAGCACGTCCGAACCGGTCGAGCGCGCCCTCGAGACCTACGGGCAGCGACTCGAGGAGTTCGAGGCGTTGATGGAGTAG